From Alloacidobacterium dinghuense:
AATCGTTACTTCATGAATGAAATGGGTGTTCAACTCCGTGACGTCAGACCGACCCATTGTTCTCACCATGGCGGCGCTCCGTTAATCCTTGAAAAGTTCGCACGACAATATGACGTTATAATGTCATAGTGAATATAGAACAAATCGCCACCCATGAAAAATTATCCACCGCGCCACGCTTCTCAGAAGCGGCGCGGTTTTGGTTTCGGCTGGGCCTGATCAGTTTCGGCGGGACGGCAGCACACATCGCCATCATGCACGACGATCTCGTGGAACGTAGAAGGTGGATCGACAACGAGGATTTCTTTCATGCGCTGGGACATTGCATGATTCTTCCAGGCCCGGAAGCACAGCAACTTGCCATCTATCTCGGCTGGAGACTGAACGGAATAAAAGGGGGCATAGTCGCGGGCGCATTATTTGTTCTTCCATCCATGTTTGTGCTGCTGGCTCTGAGCATCGTGTATGCCCGGTTTGGCAGTCTGCCCTGGATCGCTGCCATGTTCAGCGGCCTGAGGCCTGCGGTACTGGCTCTTGTCCTGCTCGCCTTGATTCGGCTCGCGAGGGGTTCCCTGATTGAGCCGTTGCAGTGGGCCGTTGCAGGTGGGGCCTTCATAGCAATGTGCTGGCTGCATATTTCGATCCCCTTCGTGATGGCCGCAGCCATTGCCCTGGGATTCATTCTATCGAGGTACCGTCGCGATTCTGGGCCACCCTCGTTGCCGGGCCGCGAAGCGTCGAACGTGAACCCAGCTGTGCGAAAGCAGCATCTCGTATCGTTTGCAAAGATCACCGCAGCTGGACTGGGAATATGGCTCGCACCATTCCTTGCACTCTCGTTGTTCGCGCGAGACTTTCCCTTTTGGGACCAACTCGGTCTGTTCTTTACGCGCAGCGCTTTCGTTACAGTTGGAGGTTCGTACACGGTCATCCCCTACGTAGCTCACGCGGCGGTATCCAAGTATCACTGGCTGAGTGAATCTCAGATGCTCGATGGTTTTGCTCTTGCGGAGACTACGCCGGGTCCGCTCATTATTGTCGTGGCCTTCGTCGGATTCATGGCTGGCTTTCGCCACTTCCATGGTTCGATCATCATGGGTATCGTGGCCCTTCTCCTGACGACTCTCTACACCTTTCTGCCATGTTTTCTCTTCGTATTCGCCGGTGTCCCTTTTATCGACTGGACGCAAAACAACCGGAGTATGAAAGCTGTGCTGAGTCTTGTTATCGCGGTCGTGTTTGCCGCCATGGTTGATCTCGCCTTGTTTCTTGCTCGTGGCGTTCTTTTTCCCGCCGGGACATGCAGCTTCGCAAAAGTCGATTGGATCGCGGTCGCGGCAGTTGGACTGTCGCTCTTTCTCCTTGGAATGCTCAAGACAAAGGTCGGTGCTGTGATCGTATTAAGCCTGGCATTCGGAATCGCACGCTGGCTGATTCGCCTATAGTTCTTCGATGGGTTATCGGCATTTCTGGAGCGTCTGATGTACTACAGAGCGAGGCGGACAGCTTACTCTGAATGTATGACCGAAAATGAGAAGACGATTCGCGTTGGGTTAATTGGCTACGGTTTTGCCGGGAAGACTTTCCATGCTCCACTGATCCAGTCAGTGCCCGGGCTGGCGCTGACCGTAATCGGGTCGAGTAAACGAGAGATCCTGAAGGCAGAGTATCCTGATGTCCTCGTTTGTTCCGCCGACGAAGTGCCTACCCATCCGAATGTCGATCTGGTCGTGATTGCCAGCCCCAATGAAAGCCATTTTCCTCTCGCGGCCGCCGCTCTACGCGCAGGAAAGGATGTCGTCGTCGATAAACCCTTTACCGTGACCCTTGCAGAAGCTCGTTCACTCGCAGAAATTTCAGAGAAACACAACAGAATTCTGTCTGTCTTTCATAATCGGAGATGGGACAGCGAGATTCTTGCGACAAAGGCAATTTTAGAAACAGGTGTGCTCGGCGAAATATCTCACTATGAGTCACACATCGATCGTTTTCGCCCGCTCGTGCGTCAACGCTGGCGGGAGGATCCCGGTCCAGGCGCAGGGTTGTGGTTCGATCTTGGACCTCACCTCGTCGATCAGGCACTGCTTCTCTTTGGGCTTCCGCATGCAGTGAATGCCAGCTTTGGAATCCTACGCAAGGGAGGAAGGACGGATGACTGGGCCCACGTACAGCTTATCTACGATCACATGCGGGTCGTCCTGCATGCCTCGTTGCTGGCGTCGGGCGGCGTTCCGCGCTCTGTGCTTCACGGCACCCGGGGGAGTTGGGCTAAGTTCGGCGCTGATGTGCAGGAGCGGCAGTTGATGAACGGCATGCTCCCTGACGATCCGGCATTCGGTCATGACCCCAGTCCCAGCATCGTGTACGACAGTGCAACTGGCACGCAAACGAAAGTACCGTCGCCAACGGGCAACCAGCGAGGATACTACTCCGGCATCAGAGACTCCATTCTTGGCAAATGCCCGGTTCCCGTTCCTGTAAAGGATGCTGTCGCTGGCATGGCCATTCTGGAGACGTCCTTTGAGTCGGGAGCCCGCGGTCAAGTGCTGCCCGTTCCGCTGACTTCAGACGAACGCTCGGAATGGAAATAGCCTAATCTGCTGTTACCAGTTTGATCGCCTGCACGCATTGAGATTTCATGCCTGATTTCCTGGCTACGGCTGGATGCCACAGTCGATCGCTGGAACACTGGATTATTACAACGACCTCGGAGCCGATTGATCTTATGGGAAATGCAAATCGTAGCGGGATCTGGTCACGCCGGAACTTCATCAAGGCGGCAGCTCCTGTTGTACTCGGGCATGTTAGTTCAAAACGAGGATTGGCGGCGGTCGCGGAGAATAGCAGAGTGATCGCCTACGTGGGTTCCTACACGAGTGCGGTCGATGGCGGAGCCAATGGCGAGGGAATCTATCGTTTCGACATGGACGCCCACACGGGTGCATTTACCCAGCGGAAACTGGTCGCCAAAGTGCCTAATCCTTCATGGATCGTGATTCATCCTTCAAAGAAATATCTCTACACAGTTAATGAAATCGTCCATCAGGAAAGC
This genomic window contains:
- a CDS encoding oxidoreductase produces the protein MTENEKTIRVGLIGYGFAGKTFHAPLIQSVPGLALTVIGSSKREILKAEYPDVLVCSADEVPTHPNVDLVVIASPNESHFPLAAAALRAGKDVVVDKPFTVTLAEARSLAEISEKHNRILSVFHNRRWDSEILATKAILETGVLGEISHYESHIDRFRPLVRQRWREDPGPGAGLWFDLGPHLVDQALLLFGLPHAVNASFGILRKGGRTDDWAHVQLIYDHMRVVLHASLLASGGVPRSVLHGTRGSWAKFGADVQERQLMNGMLPDDPAFGHDPSPSIVYDSATGTQTKVPSPTGNQRGYYSGIRDSILGKCPVPVPVKDAVAGMAILETSFESGARGQVLPVPLTSDERSEWK
- the chrA gene encoding chromate efflux transporter; its protein translation is MNIEQIATHEKLSTAPRFSEAARFWFRLGLISFGGTAAHIAIMHDDLVERRRWIDNEDFFHALGHCMILPGPEAQQLAIYLGWRLNGIKGGIVAGALFVLPSMFVLLALSIVYARFGSLPWIAAMFSGLRPAVLALVLLALIRLARGSLIEPLQWAVAGGAFIAMCWLHISIPFVMAAAIALGFILSRYRRDSGPPSLPGREASNVNPAVRKQHLVSFAKITAAGLGIWLAPFLALSLFARDFPFWDQLGLFFTRSAFVTVGGSYTVIPYVAHAAVSKYHWLSESQMLDGFALAETTPGPLIIVVAFVGFMAGFRHFHGSIIMGIVALLLTTLYTFLPCFLFVFAGVPFIDWTQNNRSMKAVLSLVIAVVFAAMVDLALFLARGVLFPAGTCSFAKVDWIAVAAVGLSLFLLGMLKTKVGAVIVLSLAFGIARWLIRL